In Leptolyngbyaceae cyanobacterium, a single window of DNA contains:
- a CDS encoding acetyl-CoA carboxylase carboxyltransferase subunit alpha — MADQSRKPLLLDFEKPLAELETRIDQIRELAAENGVDVSDQILQLEARAVQLRQEIFSSLSPAQRLQLARHPRRPSTLDYIQAITDEWIELHGDRGGSDDPALVGGIASLAGRSVVILGHQKGRDTKDNVYRNFGMASPGGYRKAMRLMEHANHFGMPIITFIDTPGAWPGVEGEQLGQGEAIAYNLREMFGLDVPIICTVIGEGGSGGALGIGVGDRLMMFEHSVYYVASPEACASILWRDASKASQAAEALKITAWDLKNLGILDELLPEPTNGAHADPLKAAATLKEALLKNLDELSQLSNQQRRELRYQKFRAIGVFTELNA; from the coding sequence GTGGCCGATCAATCACGCAAGCCATTACTTTTAGACTTTGAAAAGCCTCTAGCGGAGTTAGAAACCCGCATTGACCAAATTCGCGAATTGGCAGCCGAAAATGGGGTTGATGTATCGGATCAAATTCTCCAGTTAGAAGCGCGTGCCGTACAGCTGCGGCAAGAAATTTTCAGCAGCTTGTCACCAGCCCAAAGGCTGCAATTAGCGCGTCATCCCCGCCGTCCCAGCACTTTAGATTACATTCAAGCAATTACCGATGAATGGATAGAACTGCACGGCGATCGCGGTGGAAGCGACGATCCGGCATTAGTAGGTGGTATAGCTAGTCTTGCAGGACGTTCGGTAGTGATATTAGGCCATCAAAAAGGCCGCGATACTAAAGATAACGTTTACCGTAACTTCGGGATGGCTTCTCCGGGAGGTTATCGCAAAGCGATGCGCCTGATGGAACACGCTAATCACTTCGGGATGCCGATTATCACGTTTATCGATACTCCCGGTGCGTGGCCCGGTGTGGAAGGAGAACAACTGGGGCAAGGAGAAGCGATCGCCTATAATTTGCGGGAGATGTTCGGTCTGGACGTTCCGATTATTTGCACCGTGATCGGTGAAGGGGGTTCGGGCGGTGCGCTAGGGATCGGAGTAGGCGATCGATTGATGATGTTCGAGCATTCAGTTTATTATGTCGCCAGCCCCGAAGCTTGTGCTTCTATTTTGTGGAGAGATGCCAGCAAAGCGTCCCAAGCTGCCGAAGCCCTCAAGATTACCGCGTGGGATTTAAAAAATTTGGGTATTCTCGATGAATTGTTGCCCGAACCGACTAACGGTGCCCACGCCGATCCTCTCAAAGCAGCTGCCACCCTCAAAGAAGCTCTGTTGAAAAATTTAGACGAACTCAGCCAATTGAGTAATCAACAGCGTCGCGAACTGCGTTATCAAAAGTTTCGCGCGATCGGCGTCTTTACAGAATTGAATGCCTAA
- a CDS encoding circadian clock KaiB family protein: MTNDRGKIFKGIALFTPGGDLIYCIDLNKQNRWHLHLCAGLQEILGLAEPPHFLVPCFTATIDKWLDRRTGEVKISAEAYPPVLRHQALLNAVFETGELIWQAAPWPDELCNPLLLATYRQEFPQLWEENELVVRFDRNVVHPRFQSDLYSPLPKLPDTQGYVLRLFVSGHNASTERTLKTLYNFLEQSVYQPYTLKVIDVFKHPEQAEADQVSATPTLVKVWPRPVRRIVGEIEDVNTILRLLVSPEV, translated from the coding sequence ATGACCAACGATCGAGGAAAAATTTTTAAAGGTATTGCCCTTTTTACGCCAGGGGGAGATTTAATTTACTGCATCGACTTAAACAAGCAAAATCGATGGCATCTCCATTTATGTGCGGGTTTACAGGAAATTCTGGGATTAGCAGAACCACCTCATTTTTTAGTACCGTGTTTTACGGCCACGATCGATAAATGGTTAGATCGCCGCACGGGGGAAGTGAAAATTTCTGCCGAAGCGTATCCTCCAGTTTTACGGCATCAGGCATTACTTAATGCTGTATTTGAAACAGGAGAATTGATTTGGCAAGCAGCACCTTGGCCAGACGAACTCTGCAATCCGCTTTTATTAGCAACTTATCGGCAGGAGTTTCCACAATTATGGGAAGAAAATGAGTTAGTAGTACGCTTCGATCGCAATGTCGTTCATCCTCGCTTTCAATCAGATTTATATTCACCATTACCCAAGCTGCCAGATACGCAGGGCTACGTATTGCGTTTGTTTGTTTCCGGTCACAATGCTTCTACTGAACGCACTCTAAAAACTTTATATAATTTTTTAGAACAGTCTGTATATCAGCCTTACACCTTAAAAGTAATCGACGTTTTCAAGCATCCCGAACAGGCGGAAGCCGATCAAGTTTCCGCTACGCCCACTTTGGTAAAAGTTTGGCCTCGTCCGGTCAGGCGAATTGTCGGAGAAATTGAAGATGTCAATACCATTTTGCGATTGTTAGTTTCTCCCGAAGTTTGA